A stretch of Calditrichia bacterium DNA encodes these proteins:
- a CDS encoding ferritin — protein sequence MLSNKMIDALNQQVAMEAYAAAYYLAMASWCDQKGYNGSAAFFYAQSDEEREHMLKIFRYINEMEGTAVVPEVKAPPKSFDKFVDLFQIGLDHERKVTKSIYEISTLARDENDFATLQLMQWFVDEQREEETQMITILDKLKLIGNDGVGLYMLDKELAEKAAQKATEAPSE from the coding sequence ATGTTATCAAACAAAATGATAGACGCACTTAATCAACAAGTTGCCATGGAAGCATATGCTGCCGCATATTATCTCGCGATGGCTTCGTGGTGCGACCAAAAAGGCTATAATGGATCCGCAGCATTTTTTTATGCGCAGTCTGATGAAGAACGCGAACATATGCTCAAAATTTTTCGGTACATCAACGAAATGGAAGGCACCGCGGTAGTTCCGGAAGTGAAAGCGCCGCCGAAATCGTTCGATAAATTCGTGGATCTTTTTCAAATCGGGTTGGATCACGAACGCAAAGTGACCAAATCTATTTATGAAATCAGCACACTTGCCCGCGATGAAAATGATTTTGCCACCCTGCAACTCATGCAATGGTTTGTCGATGAGCAGCGCGAAGAAGAAACCCAGATGATCACCATTTTGGACAAACTTAAACTAATTGGCAACGATGGTGTCGGCTTATACATGCTCGATAAAGAGTTGGCGGAAAAAGCAGCCCAAAAAGCTACCGAAGCGCCCTCAGAATAG
- the malQ gene encoding 4-alpha-glucanotransferase has translation MSTLERCSGILLHPTSLPGGFGVGELGEMAYRWIEFLEKAKQTVWQILPLGPTGYGNSPYSTSSVFAGNPILIDMSRLAFEGFLDHRDLENAPAFSKDHVDFEAVINWKMPLLQRSYQKFLVSANETSRKAFEQFCNKFDDMWLDEFATYMAIKNHFGGSSWHTWDEELRLRKSKALKSIKKELADEILATKFIQHQFFKQWAGIKKYANEKGIQIIGDIPIYVNFDSAEVWASQDKFLLDESGNPTEVSGVPPDYFSPTGQLWGNPLYDWKRMKKGGYTWWIDRIKMTMETVDILRIDHFRGFESYWAVPFGEKTAENGLWRKGPANDFFDVLLEALGDVPIVVEDLGFITPEVRKLREDYNFPGMKILQFAFGGDTEEAFLPHNYDQNCIVYTGSHDNDTTRGWFEKSAPHEQQYCLAYLGGIKNDISWDMVRLASSSTALMSIFPLQDLLSLGSDARMNMPGKPDGNWSWRLLPDQLQPHHAQRMAEITHIFGRDPKSRKNKTSNESVS, from the coding sequence ATGTCAACATTGGAAAGATGCTCCGGAATTTTGTTACACCCAACCTCTTTGCCCGGCGGATTTGGGGTAGGGGAGCTCGGCGAAATGGCGTATCGCTGGATCGAATTTTTGGAAAAAGCCAAACAGACCGTCTGGCAAATTTTGCCATTGGGACCCACCGGATACGGGAATTCGCCATATTCCACATCCTCCGTTTTTGCAGGCAATCCGATTTTAATTGATATGTCCCGGCTGGCGTTCGAGGGATTTCTGGATCATCGCGATCTGGAAAATGCACCCGCGTTCTCAAAAGACCACGTCGATTTCGAAGCTGTGATAAACTGGAAAATGCCGCTGTTGCAGCGCAGCTACCAAAAATTCCTGGTGAGCGCCAACGAAACCTCGCGGAAAGCGTTCGAGCAATTCTGCAATAAATTTGACGATATGTGGCTGGACGAATTCGCAACATATATGGCGATTAAAAATCATTTCGGCGGATCGTCGTGGCACACCTGGGATGAAGAACTCCGGCTGCGCAAATCCAAAGCGTTGAAAAGCATCAAAAAAGAGCTGGCAGATGAAATATTGGCAACCAAATTTATTCAGCACCAATTTTTCAAACAATGGGCCGGCATAAAAAAATATGCCAACGAAAAAGGCATCCAAATTATTGGCGATATTCCTATTTACGTCAATTTCGACAGCGCCGAGGTTTGGGCATCGCAGGATAAATTTTTGCTGGATGAATCCGGTAATCCCACCGAAGTTTCCGGCGTGCCGCCCGATTATTTCAGCCCAACCGGGCAGTTGTGGGGCAACCCGTTGTATGACTGGAAACGCATGAAAAAAGGTGGCTACACTTGGTGGATCGATCGCATAAAAATGACGATGGAAACTGTTGATATTTTGCGAATCGACCATTTTCGCGGATTTGAATCGTATTGGGCAGTGCCGTTCGGCGAAAAAACCGCGGAAAACGGTTTGTGGCGCAAAGGTCCCGCAAACGATTTTTTTGATGTCCTTTTGGAAGCGCTCGGCGATGTGCCGATTGTCGTCGAAGACCTCGGATTCATTACGCCCGAAGTGCGCAAACTGCGGGAAGATTACAATTTTCCCGGCATGAAAATCCTGCAATTCGCTTTCGGCGGCGATACGGAAGAAGCTTTTCTGCCGCACAATTACGATCAAAATTGCATCGTTTACACCGGCAGCCACGATAACGATACTACCCGGGGTTGGTTCGAGAAATCTGCACCGCATGAACAACAGTATTGTTTGGCATATCTGGGTGGAATAAAAAACGATATTTCGTGGGATATGGTCAGACTTGCCAGTTCGTCAACTGCGTTGATGAGTATTTTCCCCTTACAGGATTTGCTCAGTTTGGGCAGCGATGCCCGGATGAACATGCCCGGAAAACCGGACGGCAACTGGAGTTGGCGATTACTGCCGGATCAACTTCAGCCGCATCATGCGCAACGAATGGCAGAAATAACCCACATTTTTGGGCGAGATCCAAAATCACGAAAAAACAAAACTTCCAATGAATCTGTGAGTTAA